The genome window ggcacacacacagaacgcacagccctggcacacacacagtacacacagccctgacacacacacaatacacacacagccctggcacacacacagaacacacagccctgacacacacacacacacacacacagtacacacagccctgtcacacacacagaacacacagccctggcacacacacagtacacacagccctgacacacacacagaacacacagccctggcacacacacagtacacacaaccctggcacacacacagtacacacagccctgtcacacacacagaacacacagccctgacacacacacagaacacacagccctgtcacacacacagaacacacagccctggcacacacacagtacacacagccctggcacacacacagtacacacagccctgtcacacacacagaacacacagccctgacacacacacagtacacacagccctgacacacacacagaacacacagccctggcacacacacagaacacacagccctggcacacacacagaacacacagccctgtcacacacacagaacacacagccctggcaaacacacagaacacacagccctggcgcacacacagtacacacagccctggcacacacacagtacacacagccctggcacacacagaacacacagccctgacacacacagaatacacagccctggcacacacagtacacacagccctggcacacacacagtacacacagccctgacacacacagtacacacagccctgtcacacacacagaacacacagccctggcacacacagaacacacagtcTGCATTTCTATACGCGGGAACCCCCTTTAGTCCACTAATGCCCCCTGACACTGCAGCCCTGTGGGTACTTGCCAGCGCTGCCAGTCTCCCAGTCCGGGCACAGTGCGTGTTACATTGTATGGGGTGATCTCAGTATAGGATGGCAGGCTGAGCCTCTCTTGTCTCCCTTACACAGAATTCTCTGCTGAGACAGTTGTCTGCCAAGGAGCGGGAGCGGGCATGCGCCACATTTCTGTCCCTGGACCAGGACAACGACCGGCTGATTGTCAGCAGCGAGTGCAAGAGAGCGCAGCATGGCTGGTTCCGCAAACAGTCTAAAGAAGCAGTTTCGTGTAACGTCAGGTGAGACAAATGGCGAGTGTAgcatacagcgcatgcgcagatcagtaACCGTCAGGTCTGCAGTGCACATCTCTGAATCATCAACATGACGCACTGGTGTCTCATAATCTGTATCTGTAACAACAACAAATGATTTCTCTAACTGGAAGTGGATAACTGGACCAACAGCATCACCTCCATATTATCATTCTCTCATAGAGGAAAGACAATCTGCAATAACATAGATCCCTGAGGAAGCCGCTGCAGTCAGTGGTAACACGGAGCCCTGAGGAAGCTGCTGTAGTCAGTGGTAACACAGAGCCCTGGGGAAGCCGCTTTAGTCAGTGGAAACAGAGTCCTGAAGAAGCCTCTGCACTCAGTGGTAACACAAAGCCCTGAGGAAGCCGCTGTAGTCAGTGGTAATACAGAGCCCTGAGGAAGCCGCTTTAGTCAGTGGAAACAGAGTCCTGAAGAAGCCTCTGCACTCAGTGGTAACACAAAGCCCTGATGAAGCCGCTGTAGTCAGTGGTAATACAGAGCCCTGAGGAAGCCGCTTTAGTCAGTGGAAACAGAGTCCTGAAGAAGCCTCTGCACTCAGTGGTAACACAGAGCCCTGAGGACGCCGCTGCACTCAGTGGTAACACAGAGCCCTGAGGAAGTCTCTGCACTCAGTGGTAACACAGCGCCCTGAGGAAGCTGCTGCAGTCAGTGGTAACACAGAGCCCAGAGGAAGCCGCTTTAGTCAGTGGAAACAGTCCTGAGGAAGCCGCTGCAGTCAGTGGTTACACAGAGCCCTGAAGAAGCCTCTGCACTCAGTGGTAACACAAAGCCCTGATGAAGCCGCTGTAGTCAGTGGTAACATAGAGCCCTGAGGAAGCCCCTGCACTTAGTAATAACACAGAGCCCTGCAGAAGCCTCTGCACTCAATGGAAACTGAGAGCCCTGAAGAAGCCGCTGCACTCAGTGGTAACACAGAGCCCTCAAGAAGCCGCTGCACTCAGTGGTACCACAGAGCCCTGAGGAAGCCTCTGCACTCAGTGGTAACACAGAGTCCTGAGGAAGCCGCTGCACTCAGTGGTAACACAGAGCCCTCAGGAAGCTGCTGCGGTCAGTGGTAACACAGAGCCCTGAGGAAGCCGCTGCAGTCATAGGTAACAGAGCCCTGAGGAAGCCGCTGCAGTCAGTGGTAACACAGAGCCCTGAGGAAGCCTCTGCACTCAGTGGTAACACAGAGCCCTGAGGAAGCCGCTGCAGTCAGTGGTAACACAGAGCCCTGAGGAAGCCGCTGCAGTCAGTGGTAACACAGAGCCCTGAGGAAGCTGCTGCACTTAGTAGTAACACAGAGCCCTGTGTAAGCTGCTGCGCTCAGTGGTAACACATAGTCCTGAGGAAGCCTCTGCACTCAGTGGTAACACAGAGCCCTGAGGAAGCTGCTGCGGTCAGTGGTAACACAGAGCCCTGAGGAAGCCGCTGCAGTCATAGGTAACAGAGCCCTGAGGAAGCCGCTGCAGTCAGTGGTAACACAGAGCCCTGAGGAAGCTGCTGCGCTCAGTGGTAACACATAGTCCTGAGGAAGCCTCTGCACTCAGTGGTAACACATAGTCCTGAGGAATCTGCTGCAGTCAGTGGTAACACAGAGCCCTGAGGAAGCCGCTGCactcagtaataacacagagccctGAGGAAGTCTCTGCACTCAGTAGTAACACAGAGCCCTGAGGAAGCTGCTGCGCTCAGTGGTAACACATAGTCCTGAGGAAGCCGCTGCAGTCAGTGGTAACACAGAGCCCTGAGGAAGCCGCTGCAGTCAGTGGTAACACAGAGCCCTGAGGAAGCTGCTGCAGTCAGTGGTAACACAGAGCCCTGAGGAAGCCTCTGCACTCAGTGATAACACAGCGCCCTGAGCAAGCCGCTACACTCAGTGGTAACACAGCGCCCTGAGGAAGCCTCTGCACTCAGTGATAACACAGCGCCTTGAGGAAGCCGCTGCAGTCAGTGGTAACACAGAGCCCTGAGGAAGTCTCTGCACTCAGTGGTAACACAGCGCCCTGAGGACGCCGCTGCAGTCAGTGGTAACACAGAGCCCTGAGGAAGTCTCTGCACTCAGTGGTAACACAGCGCCCTGAGGACGCCGCTGCAGTCAGTGGTAACACAGAGCCCTGAGGAAGTCTCTGCACTCAGTGGTAACACAGCGCCCTGAGGACGCCACTGCAGTCAGTGGTAACACAGAGCCCTGAGGAAGTCTCTGCAGTCAGTGGTAACACAGAGCCCTGAGGAAGCTGCTGCAGTCAGTGGTAACACAGAGCCCTGAGGAAGCCTCTGCACTCAGTGGTAACACAGAGCCCTGAGGAAGCCGCTGCACTCAGTGGTAACACAGAACCCTGAGGAAGCCTCTGCACTCAGTGGTAACACAAAGCCCTAAGGAAGCCGCTGCACTCAGTGGTAACACAGAGCCCTGAAGACGCCGCTGCACTCAGTGGTAACACAGAGCCCTGAGGAAGTCTCTGCACTCAGTGGTAACAGCGCCCTGAGGAAGCTGCTGCAGTCAGTGGTAACACAGAGCCCTGAGGAAGCCGCTTTAGTCAGTGGAAACAGAGTCCTGAGGAAGCCGCTGCAGTCAGTGGTAACACAGAGCCCTGAAGAAGCCACTGCACTCAGTGGTAACACAAAGCCCTGATGAAGCCGCTGTAGTCAGTGGTAACACAGAGCCCTGATGAAGCCCCTGCACTTAGTAATAACACAGAGCCCTGCGGAAGCCTCTGCactcagtaataacacagagccctGAGGAAGCCGCTGCACTCAATGGAAATAGAGAGCTCTGAGGAAGCCTCTGCACTCAATGGAAACAGAGAGCCCTGAAGAAGCCGCTGCAGTCACTGGTAACACAGAGTCCTGAGGAAGCCGCTGCAGTCAGTGGTAACACAGAGCCCTGAAGAAGCCACTGCACTCAGTGGTAACACAAAGCCCTGATGAAGCCGCTGTAGTCAGTGGTAACACAGAGCCCTGAGGAAGCCGCTGCAGTCAGTGGTAACACAGAGCCCTCAAGAAGCCGCTGCAGTCAGTGGTAACACAGAGCCCTGAGGAAGCCGCTGCAGTCAGTGGGAACACAGAGCCCTGAGGAAGCCGCTGCACTCAGTGGTAACACAGAGCCCTGAGGAAGCCTCTGCACTCAGTGGTAACACAGAGCCCTGAGGAAGCTGCTGCAGTCAGTGGTAACACAGAGCCCTGAGGAAGCCTCTGCACTCAGTGGTAACACAGAGCCCTGAGGAAGCCGCTGCAGTCAGTGGGAACACAGAGCCCTGAGGAAGCCTCTGCACTCACTGGTAACACAGAGCCCTGAGGAAGCCGCTGCACTCAGTGGTAACACAGAGCCCTGAGGAAGCCGCTGCACTCAGTGGTAACACAGAGCCCTGAGGAAGCCTCTGCACTCTGTGGTAACGTAGATGGGTATCTATCTCCCTTATGGAAGGAGGAAGTATAGGCTTATAAAACATGGAATATATCACCATCACTACATAGCATCACACTAAACAGCGGGTCCACACGTTCCTTTAAGTACAAAAGAACCTGGACCCTCGTTAGGGCGGCTGTACAGGCAGCACCCTGAGAGGCAGATACAGGGGCGGTGATAGGGCCGCCCGCAGGGTCCTGCATCCTGTACGACAGCACTGCTCGCGTTATGGCCCTGTGTACACCCCAACGTGTGGTACAGTCACATCAGTATTCCGCATAGTTAGTTGTGTGAGTGCTGCGCCTGTCATCACTGCGCGTCTTGCGTGGAATCGCTCAGATCGGTGATTTCCTCGTGTCTCAGCCATAGATAACACTCTATTAAGGGAAACTTTTCCCTTTCATACATATGTGGTGGGTGAACGTCTTGTGACATCCACGGTTTACCGCACACGACCGTGAACTGGCGGCGCACATACTGTCATATATATGTCACATGGGAGCGCATGCAGTCATGTGAGCAGCAATTAGTTTCTTATTGCATGCGTTTTATTACGTAGCAACAGCAGCTCTGAGACTTTATATTGCTCTGATTACCAGATTTATGTCTCTTCATTTTTCAGTTCATGTATTGTTATACCCGTATTTACAGAAGCGGTACAATTATACTTCCCGTTTCCTCTGCTCTATACTGCTCAGAGTGCGTGCTAGGAACTGGTACCCTTCAGATTATGACCTGATCGTCTATTGCCGGCCACCGTCTGTGACTTcatacaaagtccttccctggtgtacatctgtaggCGCCACCGCCGGACGCATCACCCAAACAGCTTTTATCTTTGTGGATACACTCACAGAGACCTACATTAAGGAGAATCCTGTCCCTTGTCATACAGCTAAAAGTCTTCATACAGTGTTTATACATTTAAGTGCCTTGCGTCCGTCCCatcggagaaagagcgctatatcaaTAAAATTATTAGTATTACTACGTGATTCATTTTCAATGTAAATGATAAATTATACGTTTCTATGTTGGTGTATTACATTTTCTAGTGATTATGTATAATCTGCTATAAAAACACttcattgaaaataaaaaatacctAAAGGAAAGCGCTGATTGTGCGTCGTCCTGACAGACACCAGAAAAGACGCATCAACTATTGTACACAAGGATATACAAATGCTATACTCTGTTGGCCAGTGACCCGGCTCTGGTGGACAGTATAGAAGACTCCTCCGTGACCTCATCGCCCTATCCGTGATCAGAGCCATAGAGAGGAGTGAGGGGCCTGGGTGAATGTGGAGGTGTGGCTTAATCATGGTGTTACCACGCTCACCCCCCCAAAAAATGATGAGAACTGAGGAGTGTGGTCCTCTTTCCCCCACACAGCTCCCCCGGCTCCTGCTGGGACCCTTACGGAATCTCCTGCCCTGATAACCAGTACCTACCCCCCTTGGGCACCCTTGGCTATGTTTGTTATGCCTATGGCGTAGGTAAATTGATAAACGTGTACCAGGTAACACAGCACCACATTCTGCCCGCGACGCTAACCTCCGTGTCCTTCTCTTTCCCCTTATCCCAGTATTAGCCATGTCGGCCCCATGTCGGAGAGCAGCCCGGCTAGCAGCACCAGTGGGAGGAGCCAAGAGAAGGTACCGCTGAGCACGGAGCCAGATGAGCACAGGTGAGTGTGTCCGGTGCTGCGAGAATGCCATGCGCAGATGAAGCAGACTTTATTGCACAGACTGTCTCTCGCTTAGCTTACATTCCTGGAATGTCGCAACAGGCTACAGACATTGcgggttattcaggttggttagcaaaccaaaaaagttagcaattgggcaaaaccatgttgcactgcaggtggggaagatgtaacatgtgcagagagatttagatttgtgccCTGTTATTCGTTAAGCCGTGTTATATGACACTTCTGTATTACTAGCCTTACTAGATAATATACAGCATTACTGAGGTAAATGATCTGGGATTAGATTAGCGCTGATGCGTGGAATTATCTGAGGTCTCCCCGAGCATACCCTTCTTCATCAACTGAGAGCAGAACGTCTCATTCATCCAGAAAATCGTAATCTCATGGTCACCCAAGTGAAGCAAATGCACGTATTACTGTTTGGCCTCTGTGCCCACCCCTCCACAGTACGCAACTTTGTGCGGAAACACTGCAGTCAGTGCTTTTCAGCATCGTCACATTGCCTTTGCTGACTACATCAGCACCAGGGGGACATGTATCAAGCCTTAGTGAGAGATAAAGCAGAGAGGAGTTAAActactgtaccaaccaatcagtgtctggctgccttgttacaggctgcgtttgaaaattgtcaggagctgattggttggtaccttatctctctctccactgtgtctccaagctttgatacatctcccccctgagagacacagaggagagGCCTCCATGTGTCCTTTAGGTAGAGTTCTTTTTTAacttgtgtgactttacttgctggACATTTAACGGGTTGTGCGTCCGTTGTGTACAATGTCAGATCTCGGAGGAAGTGTGTACCAGACACaactggggtcattccgagttgatcgcagccgtgctaaatttagcacagctacgatcatagactcagacatgtgggggggacccccagcacagggctagtctgccccgcatgtcagtgccgccccccccccccccccccccccccccgcacaaatacaaaagcctttgtatttgaggagtaactcccagccagtgcagcttctgcggctggccgggagttactcgtcgctcccgctggccgcagcggctgcgtgagacgtcacacagccgtCGCGGCACGCCCAccgaacggtccagccacgcctgcgttggccggaccgctccgccTAGCccccccagccccctcccgcctagcgaccgcctctgtctcagaggcgatcgctaggtaacggcggctgccatgcgccggcgcactgcggcgctggcatatgcgcagttccgacccaatcgctgcgctgtgacaaactgcagcgagcgatcgagtcggaatgaccccccatagcagTTGTCGCTGTGTGATCTATTTCACAACTTCCAGAGAAAATTATGTAACATTAAGAAGCGATTAACATCTCGTTCCGATCAGTTGCTTTCCTCCCGTGACTGTAATTACAGTGTGGAGCTGCAGCGTGTGACTGAGCCGTCAGTTATGACTCGGTGATGAAATGTATAAAGACCTCTCCGCTCCTAAACACTGCCGCTAATGTGACAGAGATGTGCGCTGAAGCCGAGAACATTTGGCAGGGTCGCCCGCAGCGAGGGGAAAACACAGACCAGCGAGATGGCAGTTGTCAGCACAAGCGAGGAGGAAGTACAGGGGCGATGAGAGGTGGACGCATGTTTTACCTCTGCGCATAAGAAATATACAATAAATGACGTTTTTCCAGGTATACCGTGTAAATGATACCATAGACcatgggtggccaaccagtcagagacaaagagccaagaaatcttggaaggtacatcaaagagccgacttcgagccgaaggctcacttgcaaaaatggggtgtgaccttgtgcctgctaggccacgcccctggtataaaatacattgaaaaagccagatccaacataaagtacaatgaaaaagccacttctacatcaaataattgaaaaagccagatccgcataaaatatattgaaaagccagattcacataatacacttcagttcatcCATGTGTCACTCccgccagcaccagcctgtgtcactcccgccagcacccgcctgtgtcactccagccagcacccgcctgtgtcactccagccagcaccagcctgtgtcactcccgccagcacccgcctgtgttactcccgccagcacccgcctgtgtcactccagccagcacccgcctgtgtcactcccgccagcacccgcctgtgtcactccagccagcaccagcctgtgtcactccagccagcaccagcctgtgtcactccagccagcaccagcctgtgtcactccagccagcacccgcctgtgtcactccagccagtacccgcctgtgtcactccagccagctcccgcctgtgtcactccagccagcacccgcctgtgtcactccagccagcacccgcctgtgtcactccagccagcacccgcctgtgtcactccagccagcacccgcctgtgttactccagccagcacccgcctgtgttactccagccagctcccgcctgtgtcactccagccagcacccgcctgtgtcactccagccagcacccgcctgtgtcactccagccagcacccgccttgtcactccagccagcacccgcctgtgtcactcccgccagcacccgcctgtgtcactccagccagcaccagcctgtgtcactccagccagcaccagcctgtgtcactccagccagcacccgcctgtgtcactccagccagtacccgcctgtgtcactccagccagcacccgcctgtgtcactccagccagcaccagcctgtgtcactccagccagcacccgcctgtgtcactccagccagtacccgcctgtgtcactccagccagcacccgcctgtgtcactccagccagcacccgcctgtgtcactccagccagctcccgcctgtgtcactccagccagcacccgcctgtgtcactccagccagcacccgcctgtgtcactccagccagcacccgcctgtgtcactccagccagcacccgcctgtgttactccagccagctcccgcctgtgtcactccagccagcacccgcctgtgtcactccagccagcacccgcctgtgtcactccagccagcacccgccttgtcactccagccagcacccgcctgtgtcactccagccagctcccgcctgtgtcactccagccagctcccccgtgtgtatttggctccctcagttctcagtctacgtagtgctgctgcatgtctggctggagtgcagcggtttacagatctcttgtggtcacgtgactttgagtgttgggagccacatttgaatgaagaaagagccgcatgtggctcaagagccacgcgttggccaccactgccatAGACGATTACTTCTCACActgccccctagtgttcaaactgtaTCATTACTTTTATTGTAACATACCAACTGCTACAGTAGCTACAGGCTGGCCACATAACACtctgaggggtagatttactaagatgggagttctatttaagatgtgatgttgaccatagcaaccaatcagatttcaggtattatattttagaaggtgctagataaatgagaagtagaatctgattggttgctatgggcaacatcctatcttaaatagaactcacatcttagtaaatttacccatatgggtctaattcatgtttgtaagtacagcaaaaaagcacacaactgggcaaagccatgctgcactgcaggtggggcagatgtaacatgtgcagagagagttagatttgggtggggtgtgttcaaactgaaatctaaattgcagtgtaaaaaaaaaagcagccagtatttaccctgcacagaaacaatataacccacccaaatctaactctctctgcacatgttacatctgccacacatgCGCGtatcttatgctgcattcagactgcaaatgccggatcctacccggtaagacaaacgtgtacttaccgggtgggatccggcatttgcactccgctgctggctttccgacccggcaatataccgggtcggttgccataacaacggagcgcacagcagcagcaggggcgggggtggaggcggcgtcgggagatgagctcatctccagcgccgcctctccctatcttgtgaatgggaaccgtgtcgcatcgacacggctcccattcacaccgcacctgacccggtaatcaacccgggtaaaacccttcttttttaccgggttgatttaccgggtcaggcgacccgctaaatcggccagtgtgctttcacatcgcacactgacccggttcgacacggcaatatgccgtgtcggtaccgggttatttgtgcgatgtgaaaggggtattatttatcaTATAGAACTATAAGCTTGTTCCTCTCTTACAGGACGGTGAATTGGGAGACCTTTCTGAGGGAGAATATTATCTATATCCTCGCTGCTCGGCCAAACAGCTCTGCCATCCACCTGAAGCCATCGATCTAAGTAACCAGGGGGAAGGTCAGGTTGACCAAAAACCGCCAACAACACCCAACCACTGATGGCTGCATGATGTACGGAGGGCGAGAGGGACTCTCGGTCACATTGTAGGCCAAGATGACACAGAACAGAATCTTGCCCAAAGTGGAGATGTCTTCCCCGACGAGCCCCTGAGGAATGACCTCATATTGTTACTAGCTCACCACCGCCTTGCTCTAAATAATAATAGTACGTTTGGGATTCGGTCCCGGAGACTCTCGTGCCGCAGTGACGCCATTAGGCTTTGGTCTTCATGAACAACGCGTCTCAGTAGTTATTTATTTGGGGAAGGACACAGAACGCCGTGGTTCTCATCCGTGACTGAATCCAGCGCAGAGGCTGTGCCAGGCTGTTTCCTGGCCCTCGGGTCCTGATTATTCTCTTGTGGAGTTCTTTGTTCCTGAATTGCTAATGTTTTGGGTAATGTTAAACAAAACATGTTTAATGCTGCGTCCATAGTAGTTTGTTTTGCAATTTTTATTTTCCAGATACAGTATATGAGAGATTTCATTAAAAGATTAAACAAATACCACCGCAGCTGTTAACGCCATTATCGGTCACTGGCAGGTGAGCGTAGTTGGCatagtggttagtattactgcctcacagttctGAGGTCATGAGTACAATTCCTCAGCAAAACCAtatctgtgtgcagtttgtatgttctcacggAGCCTGCAGTGGGTTTTATCACCCTCTTCAAAAAACATATTGGTGGGTTAAATGGCTGCTGACAAAAAATAGAGCCTGTACACTTGGTAGCCTGGTATATATTAGGAAGCACGGTCAGGGTTAGTGCCAGAGGGCCTGTACACTTGGTAGCCAGGTAGATATCAGGAAGCACGGTCAGGATTAGTGTCAGAGGCCTGTATACTTGGTAGTCAGGTAGATATCAGGAAACACGGTCAGGATTAGTGTCAGAGGCCTGTACACTTGGTAGCCAGGTAGATATCAGGAAACACGGTCAGGATTAGTGTCAGAGGCCTGTACACTTGGTAGCCAGGTAGATATCAGGAAACACGGTCAGGATTAGTGTCAGAGGCCTGTACACTTGGTAGTCAGGTAGATATCAGGAAGCACGGTCAGGATTAGTGTCAGAGGCCTGTACACTTGGTAGCCAGGTATATATCAGGAAGCACGGTCAGGGTTAGAGTCAGAGACCTGTACACTTGGTAGCCAGGTAGATATCAGGAAGCACGGTCAGGATTAGTGTCAGAGGCCTGTATACTTGGTAGTCAGGTAGATATCAGGAAGCACGGTCAGGGTTAGTACCAGAGGTCTGTACACTTGGTAGCCAGGTAGATATCAGAAAGCATGGTCAGGATTAGTGTCAGAGGCCTGTACACTTGGTAGCCAGGTAGATATCAGGAAGCACGGACAGGTTTAGAGTCAGAGGGCCTGTATACTTGGTAGTCAGGTAGATATCAGGAAACACGGTCAGGGTTAGTGCCAGAGGGCCTGTACACTTGGCAGCCAGGTATATATCAGGAAGCACGGTCAGGGTGGGTGTCAGAGGTCTGTACACTTGGTAGCCAGGTAGATATCAGGAAGCACGGTCAGGATTAGTGTCAGAGGCCTGTACACTTGGCAGACAGGTAGATATCAGAAAGCACGGTCAGGGTTAGTGCCAGAGGCCTGTACACTTGGTAGCCAGGTAGATATCAGGAAGCACGGTCAGGATTAGTGTCAGAGGCCTGTACACTTGGTAGCCAGGTATATATCAGGAAGCACGGTCAGGGTTAGAGTCAGAGACCTGTACACTTGGTAGCCAGGTAGATATCAGGAAGCACGGTCAGGATTAGTGTCAGAGGCCTGTATACTTGGTAGTCAGGTAGATATCAGGAAGCACGGTCAGGGTTAGTACCAGAGGTCTGTACACTTGGTAGCCAGGTAGATATCAGGAAGCATGGTCAGGATTAGTGTCAGAGGCCTGTACACTTGGTAGCCAGGTAGATATCAGGAAGCACGGACAGGTTTAGAGTCAGAGGGCCTGTATACTTGGTAGTCAGGTAGATATCAGGAAACACGGTCAGGGTTAGTGCCAGAGGGCCTGTACACTTGGCAGCCAGGTATATATCAGGAAGCACGGTCAGGGTGGGTGTCAGAGGTCTGTACACTTGGTAGCCAGGTAGATATCAGGAAGCACGGTCAGGATTAGTGTCAGAGGCCTGTACACTTGGCAGACAGGTAGATATCAGAAAGCACGGTCAGGGTTAGTGCCAGAGGCCTGTACACTTGGTAGCCAGGTAGATATCAGGATGCACGGTCAGGGTTATTGCCAGAGGCCTGTACACTTGGTAGCCAGGTAGATATCATGAAGCATGGTCAGGGTTAGTGCCAGGGGGCCTGTATACTTGGTAGCCAGGTATATATCAGGAATCACGTCAGGTTTAGTACCAGAGGGTCTGTACACTT of Pseudophryne corroboree isolate aPseCor3 unplaced genomic scaffold, aPseCor3.hap2 scaffold_2057, whole genome shotgun sequence contains these proteins:
- the LOC135005563 gene encoding PHD finger protein 24-like; this translates as DNLNLLLTEEETYSLMETFSQCKVIPECPLTLDDFLHYKHLVNRRMQEKQLSDELEEQATLQFSSMDPEKKGQVEWADFLSHESICLLQKLRSPNSLLRQLSAKERERACATFLSLDQDNDRLIVSSECKRAQHGWFRKQSKEAVSCNVSISHVGPMSESSPASSTSGRSQEKVPLSTEPDEHRTVNWETFLRENIIYILAARPNSSAIHLKPSI